A section of the Oncorhynchus gorbuscha isolate QuinsamMale2020 ecotype Even-year linkage group LG04, OgorEven_v1.0, whole genome shotgun sequence genome encodes:
- the LOC124034040 gene encoding serine/threonine-protein kinase TAO3-like isoform X2 translates to MLARLLNMNVAMMLGLKKMSYEKMNDYYGDLDSPFCQVTKQIHEHEQENELREQMSGYKRMRRQHQKQLIALENKLKAEMDEHRLKLQKEVETQANNAYIELEKLAKRHTVHCDKEMKTTSADEKKFQQQIVAQQKKELTTFLDNQKKQYKLCKEKIKEEMNEDHHTPKKEKQERLSKHKENLQHSQAEEEAHLLGQQRVFYDRNCRGFKRKVMIKRHEFEQEQIREELNKKKTQKEMEHAMLIRHDESTQELEYRQLKTLQKLRMDLIRLQHQTELENQIEYNNRRERELHRKHVLELRQQPKNLKAMELQIKKQFQDTCKVQTKQYKALRHHQMEVTPKSEHKTVLKALKEEQTRKLAILAEQYEQSINEMMASQALRLDEAQEAECQALRQQLQQEMELLNAYQSKIKMQTEAQHDREQQKLEQKVSLRRAHLEQKIEEELASLQKERTERIKHLLDRQEREIDTFDMESLRLGFGNLGALDPPKDDYR, encoded by the exons ATGCTTGCGCGGTTGTTGAACATGAACGTCGCCATGATGCTTGGCCTTAAGAAGATGAGTTATGAGAAGATGAACGACTACTATGGGGACCTGGATAGTCCCTTTTGTCAG GTGACCAAGCAGATCCATGAGCATGAGCAAGAGAATGAGCTGCGGGAGCAGATGTCGGGGTATAAACGTATGAGACGGCAGCACCAGAAGCAGCTGATCGCTCTGGAAAACAAGCTGAAGGCTGAGATGGATGAACACAGACTGAAGCTGCAGAAGGAGGTGGAGACCCAGGCCAACAATGCCTACATAGAGCTGGAGAAACTGGCTAAGAGACACACCGTCCACTGTGACAAAGAG ATGAAGACGACGTCAGCAGACGAGAAGAAGTTCCAGCAGCAGATAGTGGCCCAGCAGAAGAAGGAACTCACCACCTTCCTAGATAACCAGAAGAAGCAGTACAAGCTCTGCAAGGAGAAGATTAAAGAG GAGATGAACgaagaccaccacacccctaagAAGGAGAAGCAGGAGCGTTTGTCGAAGCACAAGGAGAACTTGCAGCACAGCCAGGCTGAGGAGGAGGCCCATCTCCTCGGCCAACAGAGAGTCTTCTACGACAGGAACTGCAGAGGCTTCAAACGCAAAGTCATGATCAAGAGGCATGAGTTTGAACAGGAGCAGATACGAGAG GAGCTGAACAAGAAGAAGACCCAGAAGGAGATGGAGCATGCCATGCTGATCAGACACGATGAATCGACCCAGGAGCTGGAGTATCGTCAGCTGAAGACCCTTCAGAAGCTCCGCATGGACCTAATCCGCCTTcagcaccagacagaactggagAACCAGATAGAGTACAACAACCGCCGCGAGAGAGAGCTTCACCGCAAACACGTCCTGGAGCTACGGCAGCAGCCCAAGAACCTCAAG GCCATGGAGCTGCAGATTAAGAAGCAGTTCCAGGACACGTGTAAGGTCCAGACCAAGCAGTACAAGGCTCTGAGACACCACCAGATGGAGGTTACGCCCAAGAGCGAGCACAAGACGGTGCTCAAGGCCCTGAAGGAGGAGCAGACCAGGAAACTGGCCATCCTGGCTGAGCAGTACGAACAGAGCATCAACGAGATGATGGCATCGCAGGCG CTGCGTCTGGACGAGGCCCAGGAAGCCGAGTGCCAGGCTCTGAGgcagcagctgcagcaggagATGGAGCTGCTGAATGCCTACCAGAGTAAGATCAAGATGCAGACCGAGGCCCAGCACGACAGAGAGCAGCAGAAGCTGGAGCAGAAGGTTTCGCTGCGCAGAGCCCACCTCGAACAAAAG ATTGAAGAGGAGCTGGCTTCCCTTCAGAAGGAGCGTACAGAGAGGATCAAGCACCTGCTGGATCGCCAGGAGAGAGAGATCGACACGTTCGACATGGAGAGCCTCCGACTGGGCTTTGGTAATCTGGGGGCCCTGGACCCCCCCAAGGATGACTACAGATGA